The Candidatus Methylacidiphilales bacterium genome contains a region encoding:
- a CDS encoding energy transducer TonB — MEPEDDNGEKMNIVQKYWWALGLCAIAIIAGGIVLTVHLLSGMHPSPHKPMEIQTVRLLPPPPPPMPPPPPPPPPQAPPPKPEMVEQAPVDDKVEKPKDDPKPEEPPAALAVDTAGNGPGDAFGLVGRPGGGSGNGSGGSGGIQRGGRWGWYASQVQATVEQALQKNSKTRSANARSTLRVWLDANARITRVTLDPPTGDPAVDEAIKNEALAGVKIPEAPPQDMPMPIVMRLTERRPN, encoded by the coding sequence ATGGAACCCGAAGACGACAACGGCGAGAAGATGAACATCGTCCAGAAGTACTGGTGGGCGCTGGGGCTCTGCGCCATTGCCATTATCGCGGGCGGCATCGTGCTGACGGTTCATTTGTTGTCAGGCATGCATCCCTCCCCGCACAAGCCGATGGAAATACAGACTGTCAGACTGCTGCCGCCACCCCCTCCGCCCATGCCGCCCCCCCCGCCCCCGCCGCCACCCCAGGCGCCCCCGCCCAAACCGGAAATGGTCGAGCAGGCCCCGGTGGATGACAAGGTGGAAAAGCCCAAGGATGATCCCAAACCGGAGGAGCCCCCGGCTGCGCTGGCCGTGGATACGGCGGGAAACGGCCCGGGCGACGCGTTTGGCCTGGTTGGCAGGCCGGGCGGCGGTTCCGGAAACGGATCGGGCGGTTCGGGAGGGATTCAGCGGGGCGGGCGCTGGGGCTGGTATGCCAGCCAGGTGCAGGCCACCGTCGAGCAGGCATTGCAAAAAAACAGCAAGACACGCTCCGCCAACGCGCGTTCGACCCTGCGCGTCTGGCTCGATGCCAATGCGCGCATTACCCGCGTGACCCTTGACCCGCCCACTGGCGATCCGGCGGTGGACGAAGCCATCAAGAATGAGGCGTTGGCCGGAGTCAAGATACCCGAAGCGCCACCGCAGGACATGCCGATGCCGATTGTCATGCGTCTCACCGAGAGGCGGCCCAACTAA
- a CDS encoding putative porin: MKNHSHSRRKTNIFHQRFVLLALSWCCIAAVLPVRAADEATLPAGTSSAAASEPEAPPSGPPAAAPVSTAAPTENVVVNLINLMVKRGLLLPQDAENLVAQAETEAAAAREKQVLAQAQAGAAKPAPAAGQPVSEQSASGSGEDVRVTYVPEFIKDEMRDQIKQDVLAQAREENWAAPRSFPEWAKHFRFNGDVRMRYEGDMYPQGNDTTGGLIDFNAINKGSPFDTSAVSNPAFFPTYNADQDRNRIRLRARFGMEVDLTNGFTTGLRVATGETNSPTSQNQSFGLPNAGGQGGDFSNYAIWLDRGFIKYETGGQPDKKLAVNLGRFDNPFFSPSQLVWDSDLAFDGLAVQGRYQASESLAPFGTIGGFPIFNTDLNFASNQPQKFRSEDKWLLGAQGGVEWKISKDFTLKTAAAFYDFENIEGRLSSPKAPLTSSDAFDTDGTRPSFAQKGNTYMALRNIVPDAYNSFGTQNMFQYYGLATPFKDLVLSSRLDYSGFDPLHVWLSGEYVKNVAFDRARLNAFAQNNLNGGPGGSYAGGDSGWTAALNFGSVALQKRWDWNANFGYKRVESDAVVDGFTDSDFGGGGTNLQGYSVGGNVMISPHITAGLNWMSATSVAGPTFGEDVFQFDINAKF; encoded by the coding sequence ATGAAAAATCATTCTCATTCTCGCCGCAAGACAAACATCTTCCACCAAAGGTTTGTTTTGCTGGCGCTGTCTTGGTGCTGCATTGCCGCGGTGCTTCCCGTCCGGGCGGCGGACGAAGCCACACTACCTGCTGGAACTTCCTCGGCTGCGGCCTCTGAACCGGAAGCACCGCCATCCGGACCTCCCGCTGCCGCCCCCGTCAGCACCGCTGCCCCAACGGAAAACGTGGTTGTTAATTTGATCAATCTCATGGTCAAACGCGGTTTGCTGCTGCCGCAGGATGCTGAAAACCTGGTCGCGCAGGCGGAAACCGAAGCCGCCGCCGCCCGTGAGAAACAGGTGCTGGCGCAGGCGCAGGCCGGTGCGGCCAAACCCGCGCCAGCCGCGGGACAGCCTGTATCCGAACAATCGGCGTCCGGTTCCGGGGAAGATGTGCGTGTCACGTACGTGCCGGAATTCATCAAAGACGAGATGCGCGACCAGATCAAACAGGATGTGTTGGCCCAGGCCCGGGAGGAAAATTGGGCCGCGCCGCGCAGTTTCCCGGAATGGGCCAAGCATTTCCGTTTCAATGGCGATGTCCGGATGCGTTACGAGGGTGATATGTACCCGCAAGGCAACGATACCACCGGAGGCTTGATTGATTTCAATGCCATCAACAAGGGTTCTCCCTTTGACACAAGCGCAGTCAGCAACCCCGCCTTTTTCCCCACGTATAATGCCGATCAGGACCGTAACCGCATCCGCCTGCGCGCGCGCTTTGGCATGGAAGTGGATTTGACCAATGGATTCACGACCGGGCTGCGCGTTGCCACCGGTGAGACCAATTCGCCGACTTCGCAAAACCAGAGCTTTGGTTTGCCCAATGCAGGGGGACAGGGGGGCGACTTCAGCAATTACGCCATCTGGCTGGACCGTGGGTTTATCAAATATGAGACGGGTGGCCAGCCGGACAAGAAGCTGGCGGTTAATTTGGGGCGTTTTGACAATCCTTTTTTCAGCCCCAGCCAGTTGGTCTGGGACAGTGATCTGGCTTTTGATGGCCTTGCTGTGCAGGGCCGGTACCAGGCCAGCGAATCGCTGGCGCCTTTTGGAACCATTGGTGGATTCCCCATTTTCAATACGGACTTGAACTTTGCTTCCAACCAGCCGCAGAAATTCAGGAGCGAGGACAAATGGCTGCTTGGCGCCCAGGGCGGGGTGGAATGGAAGATCAGCAAGGATTTCACCCTGAAAACCGCCGCCGCATTTTACGACTTCGAAAACATTGAAGGCCGGCTTTCCAGCCCCAAGGCCCCCCTCACGTCGTCTGATGCCTTTGATACGGACGGCACGCGGCCATCCTTCGCACAAAAGGGCAACACCTATATGGCATTGCGCAACATTGTGCCCGATGCCTACAACAGTTTCGGAACCCAGAACATGTTTCAATATTACGGCCTCGCCACTCCCTTCAAGGATTTGGTTCTCAGCTCGAGGCTGGATTACAGCGGATTCGATCCGCTTCACGTGTGGCTTTCGGGCGAGTATGTGAAAAATGTCGCCTTTGACAGGGCTCGTCTGAACGCTTTTGCCCAAAACAACCTGAACGGAGGACCCGGAGGATCTTATGCCGGTGGTGACAGCGGATGGACAGCCGCTTTAAACTTCGGCAGCGTGGCTCTCCAAAAACGATGGGATTGGAATGCCAACTTTGGCTACAAACGCGTCGAATCTGACGCTGTGGTGGACGGCTTCACCGATTCCGATTTTGGCGGGGGCGGCACCAACCTCCAGGGGTACTCTGTCGGCGGAAATGTGATGATTTCACCCCATATCACCGCCGGACTCAACTGGATGAGCGCCACCAGCGTCGCCGGGCCCACCTTCGGCGAGGACGTTTTTC